The proteins below are encoded in one region of Labeo rohita strain BAU-BD-2019 chromosome 15, IGBB_LRoh.1.0, whole genome shotgun sequence:
- the gpr55a gene encoding G-protein coupled receptor 55a, translating to MSSSTSDDCDWVCWVQRCVYVPILVFGFPLILAALWQLVFRVQRWSESMVYLSNLIINDSLLMLSLPFKIHAYKKPWTLGHTFCSLLESLLYVNIYGSIMLSVCIAVDRYVALQFPFAARRLRSPRKAVLVCLIVWMMVFGCSFPIYRLHEHEQTNQTAYCFQTFSNSTWNKKWILVCMETVFCSSAIVMVFCSMRVVQILHGLRERNPGDSKLRNNKSMKIVLSNLVVFLTCFIPYHIAAPIYFHAKTNNWVTNTIDHLRYFVHMSICISNVNILADGACYYFILKENLESAQKERRMAIRIRETRIRGSKLLTFEEMHNGSSKNTKSTEICVDTGFT from the coding sequence ACGACTGTGATTGGGTGTGTTGGGTCCAGAGGTGTGTCTATGTACCCATTCTGGTTTTCGGTTTCCCTCTGATCCTGGCCGCTCTATGGCAGCTGGTCTTCCGCGTTCAACGCTGGAGCGAATCCATGGTTTACCTCAGCAACCTGATCATCAACGACAGCCTGCTAATGCTGTCCCTGCCCTTTAAAATACATGCCTACAAGAAGCCGTGGACTCTGGGCCATACGTTTTGCTCCTTGTTGGAGAGCCTGCTCTACGTCAACATCTACGGGAGCATCATGCTGAGCGTGTGCATCGCGGTCGACCGATACGTCGCTCTACAATTTCCATTCGCCGCACGACGTTTGCGATCTCCGCGCAAGGCAGTGCTCGTGTGCCTGATCGTATGGATGATGGTCTTTGGATGCAGCTTCCCCATCTACAGACTTCAcgaacatgaacaaacaaaccaaactgCTTACTGCTTCCAGACCTTTTCCAACTCAACTTGGAATAAAAAATGGATTCTGGTATGTATGGAGACAGTGTTTTGTAGCAGCGCTATAGTGATGGTGTTCTGTTCCATGCGCGTGGTGCAAATCCTGCACGGTCTGAGGGAGCGCAACCCTGGAGATTCCAAACTGCGCAACAATAAAAGCATGAAGATCGTTCTTAGCAACCTGGTGGTCTTCCTCACATGCTTCATTCCTTACCACATAGCGGCGCCCATATACTTCCATGCCAAGACGAACAACTGGGTAACGAACACCATCGATCATCTGCGCTACTTCGTTCACATGAGCATATGTATTAGCAACGTGAACATCTTGGCAGATGGCGCATGTTACTATTTCATCCTTAAAGAGAATCTGGAGTCCGCACAGAAAGAGAGGAGAATGGCTATACGTATCAGAGAGACACGCATACGAGGATCGAAGCTTTTGACGTTTGAAGAAATGCATAATGGTTCgtcaaaaaacactaaaagtaCGGAAATATGTGTGGATACTGGTTTTACGTAA